A stretch of DNA from Amylolactobacillus amylophilus DSM 20533 = JCM 1125:
CATCTCTCCTAAAAATAATACTTTCTCATCATTATACCGTAAAATCTCCCCCGCAAACGACAAAAAGAGAACAGCATGCTTGACCACTGTTCTCTAGAATTAACATTAGTATTATTCTTAATTTATTTTTTCAAATTATAGCTGTACGTTGCGACAATAATGTTTTCACGGCGCATAAAAGTCTGCTTCAAACGTAAAGCTGTCTGATTATGTAACGCGAAGTGCCAGTTCTTATTTGGGACGAACTGTGGGATCAACACTGTGGTTGAATAGTTACGTTGCGCTGCGTTGCGACTAATCACGTCCACGAAGCGACTGACCGGCTTCACAATAGAGCGGTAAGATGAGTGGATATCGACGAAGCGAATATTCGGGTAATCTTTCGTGAACTCTGATTGAATTTCCTTCTCTTTATCGGGATTCTCGTCCATCGAGACATGCATTGCAATGACGTAGTCACCGATTGACTCTGCATAACTGAGGGCGTTCTTAGTAACCTGAGTGACGCTTGAAACAAGCACAATCACCGTTGAACCGTCAAATTGGTGGTAGGTTGCCTCATTATCCATGAGTCGCAGTTGTTCCGCCACATTTTTGTAATGCTGGTTAATCTTATGGAAGAGGTAGACGAGTGCAGGCATGATAACGAAAAACGGCCAGATTTCGGCTAAGCGATAGGTAAATAGAATTACCAGAATCGCGAAAGAAATCAGCGCACCGACCAGATTGGCAGTTGCACTCCAGACCCAATTCTTTGGCCGCTCGTGCCACCACTTTAATATCATCCCAGTCTGCGATAACGTGAACGGAATGAACACGCCAGCAGCATAGAGCGGAATCAGCCGGGAAACATCGCCACCAAACATGACGATGAGAATACCGGATCCGATCGCCAGTGTAAGAATGCCGTTTGAGTAGCCCAGTCGGTCCCCACGATCCATGTAGTTATGCGGCATGAATTTATCTTTAGCCAAGTTAAAAGCGAGAACGGGAAAGGCGGAGAATCCTGTGTTGGCAGCAACCGTGAGGATGAACGCCGTCGCAAATTGAACCAGGTAGTAGAAGATGTTCTGGCCTCCAAATGTCTTATCGGCAATTTGTGAGAGAACCGTGACCTTCTCCATTGGCACAATGCCGTACCAATAGTTTAGAAAAGAGATACCGGCAAAGAACACGCCCAGAATTGCGGCCATGATGGTCAAAGTCGCCGCAGCGTTTTTTGCACGGGGCTTCTTGAAGAATGGGACGGCGTTGCTAATGGCCTCGACACCGGTTAAGGAGCTTGAGCCACTAGAGAATGCTTTGAAAATCAGTGCGGCAGTCACACCAGGCACGACAGCGCCAATGGGCGCTGCCGCTGTAAATGGAATCTGTCCGGTCAGGATTTTAAATAATCCTGTCCCAATCATGATCAGAATCATGACGATAAAGAAATAGACTGGAATCATCAGGAAGTTCGCAGACTCGCTCATGCCCCGCAAATTGAGAATAGTCAGGATGGTAATAATGACCAAGGAGATGACTACTTGGTGACCATAAAGAGCCGGGATAGCCGCCACAATTGCATTTGAGCCAGCCGACACACTAACTGCAACGGTCAGCATGTAATCAATGAGTAATGAGCCTCCAGCCACGAGTCCTGCACCTTTACCCAGATTATCGCTTGAGACCTTATAGGCCCCACCGCCACCGGGATAAGCATGAATAACCTGTCTGTAAGATAAAGTCAGCGAAAGCAACAAGACAAGCACGAAGGCCGCGATTGGAATAGAGTACCACATTGCTGCAGCCGACAGCGTCACTAGCACAAGAGCAATCTCCTCCGTACCATAGGCCACACTTGATAAAGCGTCTGAACTCAGCATAGCTAATGCTTTGAAGCGAGTGAGTTTCTGTCCACCCTCTTCGTCTGACTTCAACGGTTTACCCAATAGCAATTGTTTGAACTGTCCCATTAATATTTCCTCCAGAAATGAAACATGCATTCTTAGAATAATTAATCAATAAACCACGCAATATTACTCCATCTACATTAAAAAAGCTAGTCTATTTTGTCAGTATTTTAGAAATAAAAAAAAGAAGTAGCAGTGCTACTTCTTAATTATATCTGTTACATCATGCCCATTCCAGGGTTCATACCAGCTTGGGGATCTGCTGGATGTTCTTCAGGAATTTCCGCAACAACAGCTTCAGTGGTCAACAATAATGCTGAAACTGATGCGGCATTTTGCAATGCTGAACGAGTAACCTTGGTTGGGTCAATAATTCCTGCCTCAACCATGTTCTCCCACTTATCTGTGGCAGCGTTGAAACCAAACTCATTCTTCTCGCTCTTCATGCGTTCTACAATAACTGAACCTTCAAGTCCGGCATTCTCAGAAATTTGTCTTACAGGTGCTTCAAGCGCGCGTTTAACGATGTTAATTCCCGTTTGCTCGTCGCCCTCAGCAGTGAGGTCATCAACTGCCTTAATGACGTTAATCAGAGCAACACCACCACCTGCAACGTAGCCTTCTTCAACCGCAGCTCTAGTTGCATTCAAAGCATCTTCAATTCTGTATTTTCTTTCCTTTAATTCCGTTTCTGTAGCAGCACCAACCTTGATAACGGCTACACCACCAGACAGTTTAGCAAGCCGCTCTTGTAGCTTCTCACGGTCAAAGTCTGAAGTCGTGCCTTCAATTTGGTTCTTGATTGTCTCAACACGCTCTGCAATTGCTTCTTTCGTACCAGAACCTTCAACAATCGTTGTGTTGTCCTTAGTAACCGTAACTTTACCAGCCTGGCCGAGTTGCTCAAGCTTAGTATCCTTTAATTCCAGGCCGAAATCATCGGTAATTACCGTACCACCTGTTAATGTAGCGATATCTTGTAGTTGTTCCTTGCGCCGATCGCCAAAGCCCGGTGCCTTAACGGCAACGACATTGAAAGTACCCCGAATCTTGTTTAACACAAGTGTTGGTAGTGCTTCACCCTCAACATCATCAGCAATAATCAACAGTGCCTTACCTTGTTGCACTATTTCTTGCAACATTGGCAAAATGTCTTGAATATTCGTAATCTTTTTGTCGGTGATTAAGATGTAAGGGTTGTCTAAGTCTGCTTCCATCTTGTCATTATCCGTTACCATGTATTGTGAAAGATAACCACGGTCGAATTGCATACCTTCAACCACGTTTAATTCAGTGTCGATTCCCTTTGACTCTTCGATGGTAATAACACCGTCGTTACCAACCTTTTCCATTGCATCCGCAATGAGTTGACCGACTTCTTCACTTGCACTTGAGACAGAAGCAACTTGAGCAATCTGGTCCTTGTTAGCAACTTCGTGGCTAATATTGTGCAATTCAGCGACAGCGGCCTTAGTAGCCTGCTCAATTCCCCGACGGATACCCACAGGATTTGCACCGGCACTGACGTTCTTCATTCCCTCACGAACGATTGCTTGTGCCAAAACCGTCGCGGTGGTCGTACCGTCACCAGCGATGTCATTCGTCTTCGATGCAACTTCAGCAACGAGTTTTGCACCCATGTTCTCGAAATGATCTTCTAGTTCAATCGACTTGGCGATTGTCACACCATCGTTTGTGATGTCGGGTGAACCATATGATTTCTCGAGCACTACGTTTCTACCTTTTGGTCCAAGCGTTGTCTTAACAGTATCTGCCAGCTTATCAACACCACGCAGCATTGCTGCACGAGCATCTTCAGCGAATTTAATATCTTTTGCCATTTGAATCTCCGTCCTTCTTATTATTAGTTCTAAAATTAATTAAGTTAAATATTAATGTGCATGAACATCAGTGATAGTGAGTTTCATACTCACTACTCAACAATAGCGATAATATCTTTTTCGTGTAAAACAAGGTAATCCTCATTATCAAATTTAACCTGACTACCAGAATACTTGTCGTAGTACACGGTGTCGCCAACTTTAACAGTT
This window harbors:
- the groL gene encoding chaperonin GroEL (60 kDa chaperone family; promotes refolding of misfolded polypeptides especially under stressful conditions; forms two stacked rings of heptamers to form a barrel-shaped 14mer; ends can be capped by GroES; misfolded proteins enter the barrel where they are refolded when GroES binds) encodes the protein MAKDIKFAEDARAAMLRGVDKLADTVKTTLGPKGRNVVLEKSYGSPDITNDGVTIAKSIELEDHFENMGAKLVAEVASKTNDIAGDGTTTATVLAQAIVREGMKNVSAGANPVGIRRGIEQATKAAVAELHNISHEVANKDQIAQVASVSSASEEVGQLIADAMEKVGNDGVITIEESKGIDTELNVVEGMQFDRGYLSQYMVTDNDKMEADLDNPYILITDKKITNIQDILPMLQEIVQQGKALLIIADDVEGEALPTLVLNKIRGTFNVVAVKAPGFGDRRKEQLQDIATLTGGTVITDDFGLELKDTKLEQLGQAGKVTVTKDNTTIVEGSGTKEAIAERVETIKNQIEGTTSDFDREKLQERLAKLSGGVAVIKVGAATETELKERKYRIEDALNATRAAVEEGYVAGGGVALINVIKAVDDLTAEGDEQTGINIVKRALEAPVRQISENAGLEGSVIVERMKSEKNEFGFNAATDKWENMVEAGIIDPTKVTRSALQNAASVSALLLTTEAVVAEIPEEHPADPQAGMNPGMGMM
- a CDS encoding APC family permease, whose protein sequence is MGQFKQLLLGKPLKSDEEGGQKLTRFKALAMLSSDALSSVAYGTEEIALVLVTLSAAAMWYSIPIAAFVLVLLLSLTLSYRQVIHAYPGGGGAYKVSSDNLGKGAGLVAGGSLLIDYMLTVAVSVSAGSNAIVAAIPALYGHQVVISLVIITILTILNLRGMSESANFLMIPVYFFIVMILIMIGTGLFKILTGQIPFTAAAPIGAVVPGVTAALIFKAFSSGSSSLTGVEAISNAVPFFKKPRAKNAAATLTIMAAILGVFFAGISFLNYWYGIVPMEKVTVLSQIADKTFGGQNIFYYLVQFATAFILTVAANTGFSAFPVLAFNLAKDKFMPHNYMDRGDRLGYSNGILTLAIGSGILIVMFGGDVSRLIPLYAAGVFIPFTLSQTGMILKWWHERPKNWVWSATANLVGALISFAILVILFTYRLAEIWPFFVIMPALVYLFHKINQHYKNVAEQLRLMDNEATYHQFDGSTVIVLVSSVTQVTKNALSYAESIGDYVIAMHVSMDENPDKEKEIQSEFTKDYPNIRFVDIHSSYRSIVKPVSRFVDVISRNAAQRNYSTTVLIPQFVPNKNWHFALHNQTALRLKQTFMRRENIIVATYSYNLKK